One Thauera sp. K11 DNA window includes the following coding sequences:
- a CDS encoding SIR2 family protein: protein MTDMTAAELPDDLFADIQGVFRKTPVLLIGSGFSCGYGLPGMGALAEHLATAVHDALTTDGAKNAWAQSVEAIKENLEAGLNGIPLGMAEWGEIVSAIRGETAKLILDKAIAAEERILGEKVAGGHAPSRLLNRLFNGSPQNAESIHVITTNYDTLLELFCDLAELPLDTGFTGFRRRKPRPRPLFQTQYSRVLVAEKRQQQVDHRLCKTVRLYKPHGSISWLTTDDGPVEALNDVSIAGRAIVVPGPAKYQDTLVNTLFDAMRAEMNEVLTKAEALLCIGFGFNDDHLQGVIKRRLTAGMPIIIVTRDATPNIKQLLSDHSHLIALFKSGDGAVCHWNGQTLKSPSRSGSLMIS, encoded by the coding sequence ATGACTGATATGACCGCCGCCGAACTGCCGGATGATCTCTTCGCGGATATTCAAGGAGTTTTCCGCAAAACTCCGGTGCTGCTCATCGGCTCTGGCTTTTCCTGCGGCTACGGTCTTCCCGGTATGGGCGCTTTGGCGGAGCACTTGGCAACAGCCGTTCACGATGCACTGACTACCGATGGGGCAAAAAATGCTTGGGCACAATCAGTTGAGGCCATAAAGGAAAATCTGGAAGCGGGCCTGAATGGCATTCCGCTTGGTATGGCGGAATGGGGAGAAATCGTTTCAGCCATACGCGGAGAAACGGCGAAGCTGATTCTGGATAAGGCCATCGCCGCAGAGGAGAGGATTCTGGGTGAGAAGGTCGCAGGCGGTCATGCGCCATCACGTCTCCTGAACCGCTTGTTCAACGGTTCTCCACAGAACGCGGAAAGCATCCACGTCATCACGACCAACTACGACACTTTGCTGGAGTTGTTCTGCGATCTGGCGGAACTTCCACTGGACACGGGCTTCACGGGGTTCCGTCGGCGCAAGCCGCGACCTCGCCCGCTTTTCCAGACGCAATACAGCCGTGTTCTGGTGGCTGAAAAACGCCAGCAGCAGGTCGATCACCGCCTCTGTAAAACTGTTCGCCTGTACAAGCCACATGGTTCGATCAGTTGGCTGACAACCGATGATGGGCCGGTGGAAGCCCTCAACGACGTGTCCATCGCAGGGCGAGCCATTGTCGTGCCCGGCCCGGCGAAATATCAGGACACATTGGTCAACACGCTGTTCGATGCCATGCGTGCCGAGATGAACGAGGTGCTCACCAAGGCTGAAGCCTTGTTGTGCATCGGCTTCGGATTCAATGATGACCATTTGCAAGGTGTCATCAAGCGCCGATTGACGGCTGGAATGCCCATCATCATCGTCACGCGCGATGCGACTCCGAACATCAAGCAACTGCTCAGCGACCACTCCCATCTGATCGCCCTGTTCAAGTCGGGCGACGGGGCAGTTTGTCACTGGAATGGGCAAACGCTGAAATCCCCGAGCCGCTCTGGCAGCTTGATGATTTCCTGA
- a CDS encoding ATP-binding protein — protein sequence MSIFDFTEEQSLGEVRSVETSRITVRVTDGQRLQKARVGRLVAIQSMGDEWLIGIIERVWRHPVELPTFSEGEEIPDLTGVSQEENGISISLVGTYRARDGQRKDTFTRAVFILPEINRPVFPIEEKFLEDFMGILSTSSKTDAVAPLKVGTYTLDGKASAYIDGDKLFQRHAALLGSTGSGKSFTVASILEQSALLPHANIVVLDLHGEYSSMKFASHYRIAGIGDIKTKNDGAIFLPFWLLTYDEMQSVFVDRSGDNAPNQALALMDSVVEMKRTAINALSKPELLEGFTVDTPVPYKLSDLVESLDKKNDEVIPTGEEYVSGAKKGQPKTEKGPLNGKLSRFLIRLKTKMNDRRYAFMYQAPEEYEAYEALHVLANKLLGTGNIKDGVNPGIKIIDFSEVPSDILPVVVGLVGRLIYQIQFWSSPGEDGDARHPIMIVCDEAHLYLPSSAASTGPLEKRALENYERIAKEGRKYGVGLMVVSQRPSDVSTTILSQCSNIISLRLANKTDQSVVKQLLPESLEGLMEVLPTLDVGEAVVVGDATLLPTRIKMSKPKHEPRSATIPFWARWAKPKAEVDLAAAVENMRRQSRDLTK from the coding sequence ATGAGCATTTTCGATTTCACCGAAGAACAGTCCCTGGGCGAAGTCCGCAGCGTTGAAACCTCACGAATCACGGTGCGCGTGACCGATGGGCAGCGCCTGCAAAAGGCGCGCGTCGGTCGCTTGGTTGCCATCCAGTCGATGGGAGACGAGTGGCTGATTGGCATCATCGAGCGCGTTTGGCGTCACCCGGTCGAGTTACCAACCTTCTCAGAGGGCGAAGAAATCCCCGACCTGACTGGCGTGTCTCAGGAGGAGAACGGCATCTCGATCAGTCTGGTCGGCACCTATCGCGCTCGTGACGGGCAGCGCAAGGACACTTTCACGCGAGCCGTTTTCATCTTGCCCGAAATCAACCGGCCCGTGTTTCCCATCGAAGAGAAGTTCCTCGAAGACTTCATGGGCATCTTGAGCACATCGTCCAAGACGGATGCGGTCGCCCCGCTCAAGGTTGGAACCTACACGCTGGACGGCAAGGCCAGCGCCTACATCGACGGAGACAAACTCTTCCAGCGGCACGCTGCGCTGCTGGGCAGCACGGGGTCGGGAAAATCCTTCACTGTGGCTTCCATTCTGGAGCAGTCCGCGCTATTGCCTCACGCGAACATTGTTGTGCTCGACCTGCATGGCGAATATTCGAGCATGAAGTTCGCCTCGCACTACCGAATTGCAGGTATCGGCGATATCAAGACCAAGAATGACGGTGCAATATTTCTGCCCTTTTGGCTGCTGACCTACGATGAAATGCAATCGGTTTTCGTGGATCGTTCGGGGGACAATGCCCCAAATCAGGCGCTCGCACTTATGGATTCGGTCGTAGAGATGAAGCGCACAGCCATCAATGCGCTTAGCAAGCCAGAGCTTCTTGAAGGCTTCACGGTCGATACGCCAGTGCCGTACAAGTTGAGTGATTTGGTAGAATCTTTGGACAAGAAAAACGATGAGGTCATTCCTACGGGCGAGGAGTACGTCAGCGGCGCGAAAAAGGGGCAGCCTAAAACTGAAAAGGGCCCATTGAACGGCAAGCTCTCGCGCTTTCTCATCCGCTTGAAGACCAAGATGAACGACCGTCGTTATGCGTTCATGTATCAAGCGCCGGAGGAATACGAGGCTTACGAAGCGTTGCACGTCTTGGCGAACAAGCTGCTCGGCACGGGCAATATCAAGGACGGCGTCAATCCCGGCATCAAGATCATCGACTTCTCCGAGGTTCCCTCCGACATCTTGCCGGTAGTTGTGGGCTTGGTCGGGCGATTGATCTACCAGATCCAGTTCTGGAGCAGTCCGGGTGAAGACGGCGATGCGCGGCACCCCATCATGATCGTTTGCGACGAGGCACACCTGTACTTGCCTAGCAGCGCGGCGTCCACCGGCCCGTTGGAAAAGCGGGCTTTGGAGAACTACGAGCGCATCGCCAAAGAGGGACGCAAATACGGCGTTGGCCTGATGGTGGTCAGCCAGCGACCCTCGGATGTCAGCACGACCATTCTCAGTCAGTGCAGCAACATCATCAGCTTGCGTCTTGCCAACAAGACCGACCAATCGGTTGTGAAGCAACTTCTGCCAGAAAGCTTGGAGGGACTGATGGAAGTCCTGCCGACACTGGATGTGGGTGAAGCCGTTGTTGTTGGCGATGCCACCTTGCTACCAACCCGAATCAAGATGTCGAAGCCAAAGCACGAGCCACGCAGCGCGACGATCCCATTCTGGGCGCGCTGGGCCAAGCCCAAGGCGGAGGTCGATCTGGCTGCCGCAGTAGAAAACATGCGTCGCCAGTCGCGCGATCTCACGAAATAA